The Mesorhizobium sp. AR10 genome includes the window GGCGGGCTTTATGTCAGTGCGTTCTGATCGCGCCGCCCAAGGCACGGTCCGGTCCACCCAGCAGGATTCCGGCACAAGCGATTGAGATAAATTGACTTTTCGCGTCCCGCCAATCTAATCGGCGGTTGCGTCATTTGGCGTCGCGAAAATCCGTCGCTGCATGCTAAAAGGCTTCAAAGCAGGATCGCAGGGAGGCCCGGCATGGAAGGCGAAAGCAAGAAGACGGCAATGTCGGATCTCGACGAAGCCGCGCTCTACTTCCACAAGTACCCAACGCCGGGAAAGCTGGAAATCCAGTCGACGAAGCCGCTAGGCAACCAGCGCGACCTGGCGCTCGCCTATTCGCCGGGTGTCGCGGCCCCTTGCCTCGAAATCCGCGACAATCCGGCGACCGCCGCCGACTACACGGCGCGGGCCAATCTGGTCGGCGTCGTCTCCAACGGTTCGGCGGTGCTGGGTCTCGGCAATATCGGCCCGCTGGCCTCCAAGCCGGTGATGGAAGGCAAGGCGGTGCTGTTCAAGAAATTCGCCGGAATCGACGTGTTCGACATCGAGATCGATGCGCCGGGGATCGAGCGCATGGTCGAGACGATCTCGGCGCTGGAGCCGACCTTCGGAGGCATCAACCTCGAGGACATCAAGGCGCCCGAGTGCTTCGAGGTCGAGGAGCAGTTGAAGGCTCGCATGGGCATTCCGGTCTTCCACGACGATCAGCACGGCACAGCCATCATCGTCGCGGCTGCCGTGCTCAACGGGCTGGAATTCGCCGGCAAGACCATTTCGGACATCAAGATCGTCACCTCAGGCGCCGGAGCCGCCGCCCTTGCCTGTCTTAACCTCTTGGTCTCGCTCGGCGCGCGCGTCGAAAACATCTGGGTCACCGACCGTTTCGGCGTCGCCTACAAGGGCCGCGTCGACGAGATGGACCGCTGGAAAGACCCCTATGTGAAGGACACCGAGGCGCGCACGCTGGCCGATGTGCTGCCGGGTGCCGACGTGTTCCTCGGCCTGTCGGCCGCCGGCGTGCTGAAACCGGAATTGCTCCAGCACATGGCGCCAAAGCCCCTGATCCTGGCGCTGGCCAATCCCAATCCCGAGATCATGCCGGAGACGGCGCGGGCCGCCCGGCCCGACGCGATGATCTGCACCGGCCGCTCCGATTTTCCCAATCAGGTCAACAACGTACTCTGTTTTCCTTACATATTTCGTGGCGCGCTGGACTGCGGCGCCAGCGCCATCAACGAAGAGATGAAGATGGCGGCGGTGCGGGCCATCGCGGCGCTCGCCCGCGAAGAACCGTCCGATGTCGCGGCGCGGGCCTATTCCGGCGAGACGCCGATCTTCGGCCCCGAGTTCCTGATCCCCTCGCCCTTCGATCCGCGCCTGATCCTGCGCATTGCCCCTGCTGTCGCCAAGGCTGCGTGTGAAACCGGAGTTGCGACTCGGCCGATCACCGATTTCGCCGCCTATATCGACAAGCTCAACCGCTTCGTCTTCCGCTCCGGCCTGGTGATGAAGCCGGTGTTCTCGTCGGCCAAGGCGTCGAGCGCCAAGCGCGTCATCTACGCCGACGGCGAGGACGAGCGCGTGCTGCGCGCCGCTCAAGTGGTGCTGGAGGAAGGCATCGCCGAGCCAATCCTGATCGGCCGCCCGCATGTCATCGAAGTCAGGCTGAAGCGCTACGGGCTGCGCATCAAACCGGGCGTCGATTTCGGCCTCATCAATCCGGAAGACGATCCGCGCTATCGCCACTATGTCGACCTTTTGATCGAGCTCGCCGGCCGGCGCGGCGTGACGACGGAAGCCGCGCGCACCATGGTGCGCACCGACAACACGGTGATTGCAGCGCTTGCGCTCAAACGCGGCGACGCCGACGCCATGATATGCGGCCTGGAGGGCCGCTTTGCCCGTCATCTTCGCAATGTCACTCTGATCATCGGGCCGCGCGCCGGCGTGAGGGATCACGACCTGTCGACGCTTTCCATGCTGATTTCGCAACGTGGCATCGTTTTCCTGACCGACACCTATGTCTCTATCGATCCGACGGCAGACGAGATCGCAGAAATGACCATTCTGGCGGCCGAGGAGATCCAGCGCTTCGGCATCGAGCCGAAGGCCGCCCTGCTGTCGTTTTCGGATTTCGGCTCGCGCGATGCGCCGAGCGCGCTGAAGATGCGGCAGGCGGCGGCGATCCTGGCGCGCATCGCACCTGAGCTGGAATGTGACGGCGAGATGCATGCCGACTCGGCTTTGTCCGAACATCTGCGCCAGCGCGTCTATCCGCATTCGCGATTGAAAGGCGAAGCCAATCTGCTGGTGTTCCCCAATCTCGACGCCGCCAACATCACGCTCACCGCGCTGCGAACGATGATGGATGCACTGCATGTCGGTCCGATTCTGCTCGGCACCGACAAACCGGCGCATATATTGACGCCATCGGTAACCTCGCGCGGCGTGGTCAACATGACGGCGCTGGCCGTGGCTGAAGCGGCACAAAAGGCGCAGGCTATAGCAAAGCTCGGCTAGGACCGTCGGCCGATCCCTGGGAACCGAAGATCAGCACAGCAAAACCGATTCCGGTTTGCGGGGTCATGCGCTAAACTGCAGCCAGTTCCATCCCCATGGAATCGGGATGGGGCTCTATTTTTTGTTTGAACATGATCTCCAGCGAAAACCGGATGCCACTTTTCGGGATCATGGTCTAAGCAAACGGTTAACCGCGGACACGGTAGTTTTGGCGGCGGCATCAAGCGGAGTTGCGGGCGGATGACGGGCGGAGGGTGGAGGCTGACGCACCTTGCTGCGCTGCTCGGCGCGCTGGCGGTGTCGGCCATTGCCGTCACCCAGCCGCAGGCCGCCTCACGGGTTTGCCGGCAATTGGAAGCCGATCTCGCAGCTGCCTCGAAAGGCGGCAGCGGTAGCCCGACAATGATCAGAAAATACGACAACGCGATCATCCGGCAGCGCCAACAGCTGTCAAGGGTCCGCGACCAGTCCAGCGACGCGGGCTGCGGCTTTTCGCTGTTCGGCCGCAACGTCCGCGCTTGTGCGGCGCTCAACGACACCATCGATCGGATGAGTGCCAACCTCGACGCCTTGCAAGCCAAGCGCGCGCAGCTCGCCGGCGGCGGTTCGCGCCGCGACCGCGGACGCATATTGGCGTCGCTCGACGCCAATGGCTGCCGTGACGAGCCGGCGCCTTTGCGGCGCGCGCCCGTGCGGGAAGCGAACCGCGGCAACGGAAATCTGTTCGACCAGCTTTTCGGCGGCAGCCGGCAACTCGACACGCTCGACCAGCCTGACGATCCCGGCGAAGAGCGCAACATCCGCCGGCTGCTTAACCGGCCCGGCGTACCGGACTTTCCCAGCGTTGGTGGCGAATTCCGCACGACATGCGTGCGCACCTG containing:
- a CDS encoding DUF2865 domain-containing protein, which translates into the protein MTGGGWRLTHLAALLGALAVSAIAVTQPQAASRVCRQLEADLAAASKGGSGSPTMIRKYDNAIIRQRQQLSRVRDQSSDAGCGFSLFGRNVRACAALNDTIDRMSANLDALQAKRAQLAGGGSRRDRGRILASLDANGCRDEPAPLRRAPVREANRGNGNLFDQLFGGSRQLDTLDQPDDPGEERNIRRLLNRPGVPDFPSVGGEFRTTCVRTCDGYFFPMSNAASLGDFERDQKNCESSCPGTEMQVFYSRGMDDDSANMTSSVTGRPYSELPRAYLYKQTNVPRPPACGCNAAQNFEVIAGTPPNPDQSQADTQTTPFIPMPGARPDPGADPETLANVEGGLDREAIKRLSAKPVPSPASALPPDQRKVRVVGPAFLPDPGAAINLQAPDPKAVR
- a CDS encoding NADP-dependent malic enzyme, encoding MEGESKKTAMSDLDEAALYFHKYPTPGKLEIQSTKPLGNQRDLALAYSPGVAAPCLEIRDNPATAADYTARANLVGVVSNGSAVLGLGNIGPLASKPVMEGKAVLFKKFAGIDVFDIEIDAPGIERMVETISALEPTFGGINLEDIKAPECFEVEEQLKARMGIPVFHDDQHGTAIIVAAAVLNGLEFAGKTISDIKIVTSGAGAAALACLNLLVSLGARVENIWVTDRFGVAYKGRVDEMDRWKDPYVKDTEARTLADVLPGADVFLGLSAAGVLKPELLQHMAPKPLILALANPNPEIMPETARAARPDAMICTGRSDFPNQVNNVLCFPYIFRGALDCGASAINEEMKMAAVRAIAALAREEPSDVAARAYSGETPIFGPEFLIPSPFDPRLILRIAPAVAKAACETGVATRPITDFAAYIDKLNRFVFRSGLVMKPVFSSAKASSAKRVIYADGEDERVLRAAQVVLEEGIAEPILIGRPHVIEVRLKRYGLRIKPGVDFGLINPEDDPRYRHYVDLLIELAGRRGVTTEAARTMVRTDNTVIAALALKRGDADAMICGLEGRFARHLRNVTLIIGPRAGVRDHDLSTLSMLISQRGIVFLTDTYVSIDPTADEIAEMTILAAEEIQRFGIEPKAALLSFSDFGSRDAPSALKMRQAAAILARIAPELECDGEMHADSALSEHLRQRVYPHSRLKGEANLLVFPNLDAANITLTALRTMMDALHVGPILLGTDKPAHILTPSVTSRGVVNMTALAVAEAAQKAQAIAKLG